The following are encoded in a window of Thermodesulfobacterium geofontis OPF15 genomic DNA:
- the purM gene encoding phosphoribosylformylglycinamidine cyclo-ligase, which produces MSIAEKYKSAGVDLEKAVLLVEIVKKFTANLPQKGIISEIGGFSGLFSLDISSYKNPVLTASTDGVGTKIKVAIKANKHKGIGIDLVAMCVNDIITSGAKPLFFLDYLAFGKFNEKVFSELIEGIVEGCKISECALLGGETAEMPGLYAEEDYDCAGFVVGIVERDKIIDGSNISIGDILLGIPSSGLHSNGFSLVRKILFEENKFSLDYIPEELEKPLGEEILTPTKIYVPFIKTILSKNLPIKGCVHVTGGGFIDNIPRILPKNCKAVIEKGSWEILPIFDFIQKLGNISEEEMFRVFNCGIGFILIISEDILEEIKNLILALGEKCYVIGYIDKRDEKENQVIFVEKR; this is translated from the coding sequence ATGAGTATAGCAGAAAAATATAAATCTGCTGGTGTTGATTTAGAAAAGGCAGTTCTTTTGGTAGAAATTGTAAAAAAATTTACTGCCAATCTTCCCCAAAAAGGGATTATATCAGAGATTGGCGGTTTTTCCGGTCTTTTTTCTTTAGATATTTCTTCTTATAAAAATCCTGTACTTACAGCCTCAACAGACGGAGTAGGTACAAAAATTAAGGTAGCAATTAAAGCGAATAAACATAAAGGAATTGGAATAGACCTTGTTGCTATGTGTGTAAATGATATCATTACTTCTGGGGCAAAGCCTTTATTTTTTTTAGATTATTTAGCCTTTGGTAAATTCAATGAAAAGGTCTTTTCAGAGTTAATAGAAGGAATTGTTGAAGGATGTAAAATTTCTGAATGTGCACTTTTAGGCGGTGAAACTGCTGAAATGCCAGGATTGTATGCCGAAGAAGATTACGATTGTGCTGGCTTTGTTGTAGGTATTGTAGAAAGGGATAAAATTATAGATGGTTCTAATATTTCTATTGGAGACATACTTTTAGGAATTCCCTCAAGCGGGCTTCATAGCAATGGTTTTTCTTTAGTAAGAAAGATTCTATTTGAGGAAAACAAATTTAGTTTAGATTATATTCCTGAAGAATTGGAAAAACCTCTTGGAGAGGAAATTTTAACTCCCACTAAAATTTATGTTCCTTTTATTAAAACTATTCTTAGTAAAAATCTTCCTATAAAAGGATGTGTTCATGTTACAGGTGGGGGCTTTATTGATAATATACCAAGAATATTACCTAAAAACTGTAAAGCAGTTATTGAAAAAGGTTCCTGGGAAATCTTACCTATTTTTGATTTTATTCAAAAATTAGGAAATATTTCTGAGGAAGAAATGTTTAGAGTTTTTAATTGTGGAATAGGTTTTATTTTAATAATAAGTGAAGATATATTAGAAGAAATTAAGAACCTCATTTTGGCTCTTGGTGAAAAATGTTATGTTATTGGTTATATTGATAAAAGAGATGAAAAAGAAAATCAAGTAATTTTTGTTGAGAAAAGATAA
- a CDS encoding glycine--tRNA ligase subunit alpha, with product MYFQEVIATLNKFWAEKGCVILQPYDMEVGAGTFHPATFLRALGPKPFSAAYVEPCRRPTDGRYGENPNRLQHYYQYQVIIKPSPDGIQDIYLESLKALGIDPKEHDIRFVEDDWESPTLGAWGLGWEVWLDGMEITQFTYFQQIGGFDCNPVTVEITYGLERITMYLQGVENVFDIKWNKNITYRDIHFRGEVEYSIYNFEEADVSLLKDLFNKFEKEANRLLDRGLVLPGYDYVIKCSHIFNLLDARGVLSPIERANYIGRVRGIAKKTAEKWLETEEY from the coding sequence ATGTATTTTCAAGAAGTAATAGCAACTCTTAATAAATTTTGGGCAGAAAAGGGATGTGTCATTTTACAGCCATACGATATGGAAGTTGGAGCTGGAACTTTTCATCCTGCTACATTTTTAAGAGCTCTTGGTCCTAAACCTTTTTCAGCAGCCTATGTAGAACCTTGTAGAAGACCAACAGATGGAAGATATGGAGAAAACCCAAATAGACTCCAACACTATTATCAGTATCAAGTTATTATAAAACCCTCTCCAGATGGCATTCAAGATATTTATTTGGAAAGCTTAAAAGCTCTTGGTATAGACCCAAAAGAACATGATATAAGATTTGTAGAAGATGACTGGGAATCTCCTACACTTGGAGCTTGGGGTCTGGGATGGGAAGTTTGGCTTGATGGAATGGAAATTACCCAGTTTACCTATTTTCAACAAATCGGAGGATTTGATTGTAATCCAGTTACTGTAGAAATCACTTATGGACTTGAAAGAATTACTATGTATCTTCAAGGAGTAGAAAATGTATTTGATATAAAGTGGAATAAAAATATAACCTATAGAGATATTCATTTTAGAGGAGAAGTAGAATATTCCATCTACAATTTTGAAGAAGCAGATGTTTCTCTCCTAAAAGATCTTTTTAACAAATTTGAGAAGGAAGCTAATAGACTTTTAGATCGTGGACTTGTTTTACCAGGATATGATTATGTTATAAAATGTTCACATATCTTTAATCTTCTTGATGCAAGAGGAGTTCTTTCTCCTATAGAAAGAGCTAATTATATAGGTAGAGTTAGAGGAATAGCTAAAAAAACAGCTGAAAAATGGCTTGAGACTGAGGAATATTAA
- the glyS gene encoding glycine--tRNA ligase subunit beta, which translates to MGKNLLWEIGTEELPARFIIPALESLKILTEKKLKESLLNFEEIKTAGTLRRLTLFVKNLSEKQEEIEEEILGPSVKIGIDEKGNYTKQALGFAKKYGLTPENLTIKRTEKGEYLCLKRKIPGKKTIEILPQILLNILQNIYFPKSMRWGNYEIKFARPIRWVLCLYGKEVVPLKVANIEASSFTFGHRFLSEKPIQISEADWETYEVLLEKNYVIVDPEKRILKTKEEILKVSKNIGIPEMEKDLLEENAHLVEYPFPIVGEFPKEFLRLPEPLVITALKEHQRYICLKNKKGKLINYFIAVNNNFPKNLEVLKKGHERVTKARLEDAKFYFEKDLKESLEKKVEKLKGIVYHIKCGTLWDKTQRLIELGIYLAQKINSHIDLEKVKKVCFYAKADHASEVVKEFTSLQGIMGSIYADYFGEKEIASALYEQYLPSPQNESLPQTWEGTILSLVDKIDHLVSLFGSGEKPTGEADPYGLRRAAYGIIKILIGKNIFLDLDNIFNYALKVLEKQSFLREKEALTEILEFFRKRLEGEFLNLGFNKLLISVIIKLPLNPFDQFLRIKALKNFQDRKDFIDLITGFKRVSQILKGIEIEKLPNLDPTLFKEKEENELYFKMLELQPKLEDFLNKKEYIKYLETLLEFKELIDRFFDNVFVMVEDKKIRENRLKLLAEISIHFNSFGDFTYLM; encoded by the coding sequence ATGGGTAAAAATTTACTTTGGGAGATAGGAACCGAAGAATTACCTGCAAGATTTATTATTCCAGCTTTAGAAAGTTTAAAAATTTTGACAGAAAAAAAATTAAAGGAAAGTCTTTTAAACTTTGAAGAAATAAAAACTGCAGGAACGTTAAGAAGGCTTACTCTCTTTGTTAAAAATTTATCCGAAAAACAAGAAGAAATAGAAGAAGAAATTCTTGGTCCTTCAGTAAAAATAGGAATTGATGAAAAGGGAAATTATACTAAACAAGCCTTAGGATTTGCTAAAAAATACGGATTAACTCCTGAAAATTTAACTATAAAAAGAACAGAAAAAGGAGAATACCTTTGTTTAAAAAGAAAAATTCCAGGTAAAAAAACTATAGAAATTCTTCCACAAATTCTTTTAAATATCCTCCAAAATATTTATTTTCCAAAATCTATGAGATGGGGTAATTATGAAATAAAATTCGCAAGACCCATAAGATGGGTATTATGTCTATACGGAAAAGAAGTAGTTCCCTTAAAAGTAGCTAATATTGAAGCATCTTCATTTACCTTTGGACATAGATTCCTATCAGAAAAACCTATCCAAATTTCTGAAGCAGATTGGGAAACTTATGAAGTACTTTTAGAAAAAAATTATGTAATTGTAGATCCAGAAAAAAGAATTCTTAAAACTAAAGAAGAAATTTTAAAAGTTTCTAAAAATATAGGCATTCCAGAAATGGAAAAAGATTTATTAGAAGAAAATGCCCATTTAGTTGAATATCCTTTTCCTATAGTTGGAGAATTTCCTAAGGAATTTTTAAGACTCCCCGAACCACTTGTCATTACAGCCTTAAAAGAACACCAAAGATATATATGCTTAAAAAATAAAAAGGGGAAACTTATAAACTATTTTATAGCAGTAAATAATAATTTTCCTAAAAATTTAGAGGTACTTAAAAAAGGGCATGAAAGGGTTACCAAAGCAAGGCTTGAGGATGCTAAGTTTTATTTTGAAAAAGATTTAAAGGAATCCTTAGAAAAAAAAGTAGAGAAATTAAAAGGAATAGTTTATCATATAAAATGTGGAACTTTATGGGATAAGACTCAAAGACTTATTGAGCTCGGAATTTATTTAGCTCAAAAAATAAACTCTCATATAGATTTAGAAAAAGTTAAAAAGGTTTGCTTTTATGCTAAGGCTGATCACGCCTCTGAAGTAGTTAAAGAATTTACTTCTCTTCAAGGAATAATGGGAAGCATATATGCAGATTATTTTGGAGAAAAGGAAATAGCCTCAGCCTTATATGAACAATACCTTCCTTCTCCACAAAATGAAAGTTTACCTCAGACTTGGGAAGGAACGATTCTTTCTTTAGTAGATAAGATCGATCACCTTGTTTCTCTTTTCGGAAGTGGTGAAAAACCTACAGGGGAGGCAGATCCTTATGGACTAAGAAGAGCAGCTTATGGAATTATAAAAATACTTATTGGAAAAAATATTTTTCTTGATTTAGACAATATTTTTAATTATGCTTTAAAAGTCCTTGAAAAACAAAGTTTTTTAAGAGAAAAAGAAGCTTTAACTGAAATTTTAGAATTTTTCAGAAAAAGATTAGAAGGTGAATTTTTAAATTTAGGTTTTAATAAATTACTCATTAGTGTGATCATAAAACTTCCTCTTAATCCCTTTGATCAATTTTTAAGAATAAAAGCTTTAAAAAATTTTCAAGATAGAAAAGATTTTATTGATCTTATTACGGGATTTAAGAGGGTTTCTCAAATACTAAAAGGAATTGAAATAGAAAAACTTCCAAATTTAGACCCTACCCTTTTTAAAGAAAAAGAAGAAAATGAGCTTTATTTTAAAATGTTAGAATTACAACCAAAGTTAGAAGATTTTTTAAATAAAAAAGAATACATAAAATATTTGGAAACACTTCTTGAATTTAAGGAATTAATTGATCGGTTCTTCGACAATGTATTTGTTATGGTTGAGGATAAAAAAATAAGAGAAAATAGACTCAAACTTTTAGCAGAAATTTCAATTCATTTCAATTCTTTTGGAGATTTTACATATCTTATGTAA
- the selB gene encoding selenocysteine-specific translation elongation factor codes for MRRVIIGTAGHIDHGKTSLVKALTGIDTDRLKEEKERGITIDLGFANLLLPSGTLAGIVDVPGHERFIRNMVAGATGIDLVILVIAADEGVMPQTKEHLEICELLGIKDGVVVITKIDLVDKEWLEMVKEEVEKFLKDTFLKNAPIIYFSAVTGEGKEELLKILDEKASQIIMKPEDQPFRLPIDGVFTIKGFGTVVRGTAISGKISINQIVKIYPKELESKIRNIQVHGKNVETAYAGMRVALNLQGIEKEELERGDVVAEPDVLKPSQWLDIKVTSLKNIKPFIRNFENLLFYVGTSEVLGKIILFGKDDLKPGETDIAQIFLQKPVTVWRGDRFILRRASTNTTVGGGEIINPVSYRRKRTKPWERKELEFISQAETPELIKYYVEKKGFLGIEERDLQLAVSVFGEKFKELIDHLSQEIVKLKEKEKVLYFSKNAKEKLQNKIIDTLKEYHKNNPFSPGLTKELLKMRISSFIPDVFLNYVIDELIQKGILNKEKEILFLSEFKMIDSTEKEELKKQIEEKILKEGLTPRDFDEILLDFKDKYKAAKELSQTLLKEEILVKVSEKLVYHKNILQEIEKKVIDFLTKNKEMTLSDFRKILGSEISRKYLIPLAEYLDKKKITLRIGDKRILRKKL; via the coding sequence ATGCGTAGAGTTATAATAGGAACTGCTGGTCATATAGATCATGGAAAAACTTCTTTAGTAAAAGCTCTCACAGGAATTGATACAGATCGTCTCAAGGAGGAAAAGGAAAGAGGTATTACTATTGATTTAGGTTTTGCTAACCTTTTACTTCCTTCAGGAACACTTGCTGGAATTGTTGATGTTCCTGGGCATGAAAGATTCATAAGAAATATGGTTGCTGGAGCAACTGGTATAGATTTAGTTATTTTAGTTATAGCTGCGGATGAAGGGGTTATGCCTCAAACTAAAGAACATCTTGAAATCTGTGAACTTTTGGGAATAAAAGACGGGGTTGTAGTTATTACTAAAATAGATTTAGTTGATAAAGAATGGTTAGAAATGGTAAAAGAAGAAGTAGAAAAATTTTTAAAGGACACTTTTTTAAAAAATGCACCTATAATTTATTTTTCTGCTGTTACAGGAGAGGGAAAAGAAGAACTTTTAAAAATATTAGATGAAAAAGCTTCCCAAATAATTATGAAGCCTGAAGATCAACCATTTAGACTACCTATTGACGGGGTTTTTACTATTAAAGGGTTTGGAACTGTAGTAAGAGGAACAGCTATCTCTGGAAAAATAAGTATAAATCAAATAGTTAAAATATATCCTAAGGAACTGGAAAGTAAAATAAGAAATATACAGGTTCATGGAAAAAATGTAGAAACAGCTTATGCTGGTATGAGAGTAGCTTTAAACCTTCAAGGGATAGAAAAGGAAGAGTTAGAAAGAGGTGATGTAGTTGCTGAACCAGATGTCTTAAAACCTTCACAATGGTTAGATATAAAAGTTACCTCATTAAAAAATATAAAACCCTTTATAAGAAACTTTGAAAATCTTCTTTTTTATGTTGGTACTTCAGAAGTTCTGGGTAAAATTATTCTCTTTGGAAAGGATGATTTAAAACCAGGAGAAACTGATATTGCTCAAATATTTCTTCAAAAACCAGTTACTGTATGGAGAGGTGATAGATTTATTTTAAGAAGAGCATCCACTAATACTACTGTTGGTGGAGGAGAAATAATAAATCCAGTTTCTTATAGAAGAAAAAGGACTAAACCTTGGGAAAGAAAAGAACTCGAATTTATTTCTCAAGCTGAAACCCCAGAGCTTATCAAATATTATGTAGAAAAAAAGGGATTCCTGGGTATAGAAGAAAGGGATTTACAACTTGCTGTTTCTGTTTTTGGTGAAAAATTCAAAGAGTTAATAGATCACCTTTCTCAAGAAATAGTTAAATTAAAAGAAAAAGAAAAAGTTTTGTATTTCTCAAAAAATGCTAAAGAAAAACTTCAAAATAAAATAATTGATACTTTAAAAGAATATCATAAAAATAACCCTTTTAGTCCTGGATTGACTAAAGAACTTTTAAAAATGAGAATTTCTTCTTTTATTCCTGATGTATTTTTAAATTATGTAATAGACGAACTTATACAAAAGGGAATTTTAAACAAAGAAAAAGAAATACTATTTCTTTCTGAATTTAAGATGATTGATTCTACAGAAAAAGAGGAGCTTAAAAAACAAATTGAAGAAAAAATATTAAAAGAGGGGCTAACTCCAAGAGATTTTGATGAAATTCTTTTAGATTTTAAAGATAAATATAAAGCTGCAAAAGAACTCTCACAAACTCTCTTAAAAGAAGAAATTTTGGTTAAGGTTTCTGAAAAATTAGTTTATCATAAAAATATTCTTCAAGAAATTGAGAAAAAAGTAATAGATTTTTTAACCAAAAATAAAGAAATGACTTTATCTGACTTTAGAAAAATATTGGGTTCTGAGATAAGCAGAAAATACTTAATCCCCTTAGCAGAGTATCTTGACAAAAAGAAAATAACTTTAAGAATTGGAGATAAAAGAATTTTAAGAAAAAAACTCTAA